A part of Paraburkholderia largidicola genomic DNA contains:
- a CDS encoding Rieske (2Fe-2S) protein, whose amino-acid sequence MSRQVGMGVAGEIEPGQRKRVFVDGRCVVIFNVDGEIYAIDDSCPHNGASLGNGELEGCVLRCPAHGLRFDLRTGRTPGTGGLSLTTFAVATVDSKRVLILDEHDAAPANGTGGNAAGQPEAQHCATRQEK is encoded by the coding sequence ATGTCACGTCAGGTAGGGATGGGTGTTGCCGGCGAAATCGAGCCGGGCCAGCGCAAGCGGGTATTCGTCGACGGTCGCTGCGTCGTGATTTTCAACGTCGATGGCGAGATTTACGCGATCGACGATTCGTGTCCGCACAACGGTGCGTCGCTCGGGAACGGTGAGCTGGAAGGGTGCGTACTGCGCTGTCCCGCACACGGCCTGCGCTTCGATCTGCGCACGGGGCGCACGCCCGGAACGGGCGGCTTGAGCCTCACCACGTTTGCTGTCGCGACGGTCGATTCGAAGCGCGTCCTGATTCTCGACGAGCACGACGCGGCGCCGGCGAACGGAACAGGCGGCAATGCAGCAGGGCAACCGGAAGCGCAGCACTGCGCGACCAGACAGGAGAAGTAA
- a CDS encoding RBBP9/YdeN family alpha/beta hydrolase — translation MTLAITPTILIVPGLRDHVAGHWQTLLEQALPNAASVPPLEHDGLSCAARVAALDAALAKIDGPVILVAHSAGVMITVHWARQHDGRIHGALLATPADLETPLPAGYPTHDALAMHGWHPIPRERLPFPSIVAASRNDPLAQFERVEGMAHDWGSRLVDLGEVGHLNPAAGFGEWPMATTLIRELL, via the coding sequence ATGACTCTCGCTATCACACCGACCATTCTGATCGTGCCTGGCTTGCGCGACCACGTCGCCGGGCATTGGCAAACGCTGCTGGAACAGGCGTTGCCGAATGCGGCTTCCGTGCCGCCGCTCGAACACGACGGGCTCAGTTGCGCAGCGCGCGTCGCGGCACTCGATGCGGCGCTCGCGAAAATCGACGGCCCGGTCATTCTGGTTGCGCATAGCGCGGGCGTGATGATCACGGTGCACTGGGCGAGGCAGCACGACGGCAGGATTCACGGCGCGCTGCTCGCCACCCCTGCCGATCTCGAAACGCCGCTGCCGGCCGGTTATCCGACGCATGATGCGCTGGCAATGCATGGCTGGCATCCGATACCGCGCGAACGGCTGCCGTTTCCGAGCATCGTCGCTGCGAGCCGCAACGATCCGCTCGCCCAGTTCGAGCGTGTGGAAGGCATGGCGCATGACTGGGGCAGCCGTCTCGTCGATCTCGGCGAAGTCGGTCACCTCAATCCTGCTGCGGGTTTTGGCGAATGGCCGATGGCGACGACGCTGATCCGCGAACTGCTCTGA
- a CDS encoding BON domain-containing protein, which yields MKNNHVVKLAVAALFVAASMNAWSQSGQPASAAASVPGTSAMTASSAAAPATGRKADRALRRKVYAAIGKQKDISAGNISVTAKDGAITLNGSVTDASQVDKVAEIAKGVPGVTSVTNKLTVKKPFGGM from the coding sequence ATGAAAAACAATCACGTAGTTAAACTGGCGGTCGCGGCTTTATTCGTCGCAGCGTCGATGAATGCATGGTCCCAGTCGGGTCAACCAGCCAGTGCGGCGGCCAGCGTGCCGGGCACATCCGCGATGACGGCATCCAGCGCAGCCGCGCCGGCGACCGGAAGAAAAGCGGATCGCGCGCTGCGTCGGAAGGTGTATGCCGCCATTGGCAAGCAGAAGGACATCAGCGCCGGGAATATCAGCGTCACGGCGAAAGACGGCGCGATAACGTTGAATGGCTCGGTAACCGATGCGTCGCAGGTCGACAAGGTCGCGGAGATCGCAAAGGGCGTTCCGGGGGTGACTTCGGTGACCAACAAGCTGACCGTGAAGAAGCCGTTTGGCGGGATGTAG
- a CDS encoding sensor domain-containing diguanylate cyclase: MQRSFNTAISRSLHPVMRKSWLRKALPVFAVLVAANIVVNTLQSLHDFRATDQQAAQRLDVQTSLIERLVEDRLRDLNGMMAVTRSLIDADNLTDASLHGVTVTLKESLGDASIAVFDGSARLVAASQPGIRNEIPNLATLLDTVRADPAAHLWLPVVWRQSGALVVAEGHRNRAGKSDAIAVYLIPLEQHLLEGVKLANGTAIILSDSDYRVIARYPHYSGLAIGRALVEDGAAHQGPIPGTHYARWRFDLTERLIATRRIVLGPSAGYWTLDVGYAVSSYRDSLRNSMYINLAGTTLLLLMLAGGVLLINREQRLHDRIERFAGTVLTIVQNMPTPVAIVDIETEHIVLANEALLALFGAVAGKSQPFSRLFVDAASWTRVRDVVTDEPVPLLTRDGIRHMLVHCTRLRTADQHDEPDSLLVTLVDITHQHQLLKQLRTEADYDALTGLANRRYFAQAAEKAIEHARRHHRPLSVLALDLDFFKRVNDTWGHAAGDHVLQATARLFEDALRADDLAARLGGEEFAAILLDTDLEQARAIAERIRIAMQDTPISLESGTTVSQTLSIGIALYDENEKDLNATQERADAALYAAKHNGRNCVQVWAPDTTSPLNEG, encoded by the coding sequence ATGCAGCGTTCATTCAACACGGCGATTAGCCGGTCGCTTCATCCCGTCATGCGCAAGTCGTGGCTGCGGAAAGCGTTGCCCGTATTTGCCGTGCTGGTTGCCGCGAATATCGTGGTCAATACCTTGCAGTCCTTGCACGATTTTCGGGCAACCGATCAACAGGCCGCCCAGCGTCTGGATGTACAGACCTCTCTCATTGAACGGCTGGTCGAAGACCGGCTCCGGGATCTCAATGGAATGATGGCTGTCACGCGGTCCCTGATCGACGCAGACAACCTCACCGATGCATCGCTCCATGGCGTAACCGTCACGCTGAAGGAGTCGCTGGGAGATGCATCGATTGCGGTGTTCGACGGGAGTGCGCGCCTCGTGGCGGCCTCTCAGCCCGGCATCCGCAACGAAATCCCGAACCTCGCCACCCTCCTGGACACGGTACGCGCCGACCCAGCCGCCCATCTCTGGCTACCGGTCGTGTGGAGGCAGAGCGGCGCGCTGGTGGTAGCAGAAGGACATCGCAACCGGGCTGGAAAATCCGATGCCATTGCTGTCTATCTGATTCCCCTCGAACAGCACCTGCTCGAGGGCGTGAAACTGGCGAATGGCACCGCGATCATCTTGAGCGACAGCGACTATCGTGTCATCGCGCGCTATCCCCACTATTCCGGATTGGCAATCGGGCGTGCGCTCGTGGAAGACGGCGCGGCTCATCAGGGGCCGATCCCGGGCACTCACTATGCGCGCTGGAGATTCGATCTGACCGAGCGCCTCATTGCGACGCGCCGGATCGTGCTGGGGCCGTCCGCAGGTTACTGGACACTCGACGTCGGCTACGCGGTCAGCAGCTACCGTGACAGCCTGCGCAACAGCATGTACATCAATCTCGCCGGGACTACCCTGCTCCTTCTGATGCTGGCTGGCGGCGTGCTGCTCATCAATCGTGAGCAACGGCTGCACGATCGGATCGAGAGATTTGCGGGCACGGTATTGACCATCGTGCAAAACATGCCGACACCCGTCGCGATCGTCGACATCGAAACGGAGCATATCGTGCTGGCCAATGAAGCGCTGCTTGCGCTGTTCGGTGCCGTGGCCGGCAAGAGTCAACCGTTCTCCCGGCTCTTCGTCGACGCCGCCAGCTGGACGCGAGTGCGGGACGTCGTCACGGACGAGCCCGTTCCTCTTCTCACGCGCGACGGAATCCGGCACATGCTCGTGCATTGCACCCGGCTTCGAACCGCCGACCAACATGATGAACCGGATTCGCTGCTCGTCACGCTGGTGGATATCACCCATCAACATCAGCTGCTCAAGCAGTTGCGCACAGAAGCCGACTACGATGCGCTGACCGGACTCGCCAATCGCCGGTATTTCGCCCAGGCAGCTGAAAAGGCCATCGAGCACGCACGACGTCATCACCGCCCGCTATCCGTTCTGGCGTTGGACCTGGACTTCTTCAAACGCGTCAACGACACGTGGGGACACGCAGCCGGCGACCACGTGCTTCAGGCGACCGCCCGATTGTTCGAGGACGCCCTTCGCGCAGACGATCTGGCGGCCAGGCTGGGCGGTGAAGAGTTTGCCGCGATCCTGCTGGATACCGATCTCGAACAGGCGCGAGCGATCGCCGAACGGATTCGCATTGCCATGCAGGACACGCCGATATCGCTCGAATCCGGGACGACGGTTTCGCAAACGCTCAGCATCGGCATTGCCCTCTACGATGAGAACGAAAAGGATCTCAATGCAACACAGGAGCGCGCCGACGCAGCGTTGTACGCAGCCAAGCACAATGGGCGCAACTGTGTTCAGGTCTGGGCGCCTGACACGACCTCGCCCTTGAATGAAGGGTAG
- a CDS encoding porin produces the protein MKLKSCCAATLAIFATAAHAQSSVTLYGVIDTGMLYQSTSAATFQPHAPNLGHVYQLKDGGIYASFWGIKGSEDIGGGYKVNFKLQGVFNSTNGKFGLADTPGTTAIFNQFATIGVSGPFGTFDAGRQIIPMIYAMAETDVRGAQYFGSILTAWLGVNQAAGWPGTSTNAPIGALYDSNALVYNSPKFYGASVALEYAPGGVAGQFQGGTRESAVLKYSNYGLNLSAVYYNGHDTNPFPLTYPAAPAVPATGLANNRFYYFGAMYTISGFSISASYGIGKNPAKSNTADFEMASGGLGYQFNPRFKITSGYYYLKDRNNSANHSSEFAIGAEYNLSQRTKAYAQVGYVDNHGTMNQTIIYGAPVAPGESTTAAMIGIRHTF, from the coding sequence ATGAAACTGAAGTCATGCTGCGCTGCTACGCTGGCGATTTTCGCCACGGCGGCCCATGCGCAATCGTCGGTCACGCTGTATGGCGTGATCGATACCGGGATGCTGTATCAGAGCACGTCGGCGGCGACGTTTCAGCCGCATGCGCCGAACCTCGGCCACGTCTATCAGCTCAAGGACGGCGGTATCTACGCCAGCTTCTGGGGGATCAAGGGCAGCGAAGATATCGGCGGCGGCTACAAGGTCAACTTCAAGCTGCAAGGCGTATTCAACTCCACGAACGGCAAATTCGGTCTCGCCGATACACCGGGCACGACCGCGATCTTCAACCAGTTCGCGACGATCGGCGTATCCGGGCCTTTCGGGACATTCGACGCCGGGCGGCAGATCATCCCGATGATCTACGCGATGGCCGAAACCGACGTGCGTGGCGCGCAGTATTTCGGCAGTATCCTGACTGCATGGCTTGGCGTGAATCAGGCGGCCGGCTGGCCCGGCACCAGCACGAACGCCCCGATCGGCGCCCTGTATGACAGCAATGCGCTGGTCTACAACTCGCCGAAATTCTACGGTGCCTCGGTGGCGCTCGAATACGCGCCGGGCGGCGTCGCCGGTCAGTTCCAGGGCGGAACACGCGAGTCGGCCGTACTCAAATATTCGAATTACGGTCTGAATCTGTCTGCCGTGTACTACAACGGGCACGATACCAATCCGTTCCCGCTGACGTATCCGGCCGCTCCCGCCGTGCCAGCGACGGGTCTCGCCAACAACCGTTTTTACTATTTCGGCGCGATGTACACGATCAGCGGCTTTTCGATCTCCGCGTCTTATGGCATCGGCAAGAATCCCGCGAAAAGCAATACTGCCGACTTCGAAATGGCATCGGGCGGCCTCGGCTATCAGTTCAATCCGCGCTTCAAGATCACGTCCGGTTACTACTACCTGAAGGACCGGAACAATTCAGCAAACCATTCGAGCGAGTTCGCGATAGGCGCGGAATACAACCTGTCCCAACGGACCAAGGCTTACGCGCAGGTCGGCTATGTCGACAACCATGGGACCATGAACCAGACCATCATCTACGGCGCGCCGGTTGCGCCGGGAGAGTCCACCACCGCGGCAATGATCGGCATCCGCCATACGTTCTGA
- a CDS encoding Orn/Lys/Arg decarboxylase N-terminal domain-containing protein, which translates to MSSSSESVYRRLGMKVLLVHHEVDSRTASGRAAQSLATELEERHVRIVIANSADDAVSVIRSDPLIQCLLLSWELENDETHQPAQRVLDTQRVRSATVPIFLLASRTSVATVPVDAMQKADDFIWMLEDTTAFIAGRIVASIERYRETVLPPMFAALARFSKVFEYSWHTPGHTGGTAFMKSTVGQAFFEFFGEQLFRSDLSISVGELGSLLDHSGSIGESERYAARVFGSHRTYHVTNGSSMSNRVILMASVTRNQIALCDRNCHKSAEHAMTMSGAIPTYLVPSRNHYGIIGPIMPERLTAAAIRLLIEQNPLVRNREGVIPTPVHALVTNSTYDGLCYNVTRLEELLGQSVDRLHFDEAWYGYARFNPLYKDRFAMHGDPAAHDASKPTVFATHSTHKLLAALSQASFIHIRDGRNPIEHARFNEAYMMHASTSPQYAIIASNDVSAAMMDGPGGEALTGDAIREAISFRQMLGRLHAQFDERSDWFFNGWQPDVVLNRNTGRRTPFHEADEELLATDPTCWVLHSNDTWHGFGAIEDGYCMLDPIKVSILTPGVAPQGGLTSVGIPACVVTAYLARHGIVVEKTTDFTILLLFSIGITKGKWGTLVNTLLDFKKDYDANLPLDQALPHLTARYPERYSGLGLRNLCDLMFHAMGDLKTTEMMSRGFSTLPDPDYSPQEAFELLVHNEVETLELSEMEGRTVANAVVPYPPGIPLLMPGENAGPADGPLLGYLKALEQYDLRFPGFTHDTHGVEVEDGVYRIACIRRR; encoded by the coding sequence ATGTCTTCCTCGTCTGAATCCGTCTATCGCCGTCTGGGCATGAAAGTGCTGCTGGTTCACCACGAGGTGGATTCCCGCACGGCCAGCGGCCGCGCCGCCCAGTCGCTCGCAACTGAACTGGAAGAGCGGCATGTGCGGATCGTCATCGCGAATTCGGCTGACGACGCGGTGTCGGTGATCCGGTCCGATCCGTTGATCCAATGTCTGCTGCTCAGTTGGGAACTCGAAAACGACGAAACTCATCAACCCGCACAGCGGGTACTCGATACGCAGCGGGTGCGCAGCGCGACCGTGCCGATCTTTCTGCTCGCGAGCCGCACGAGCGTTGCCACGGTGCCTGTCGACGCGATGCAGAAGGCGGACGACTTCATCTGGATGCTGGAAGACACCACTGCGTTCATTGCGGGGCGCATTGTGGCGTCGATCGAGCGCTATCGCGAAACTGTGCTGCCGCCGATGTTCGCCGCGCTGGCGCGCTTCTCAAAAGTATTCGAGTACTCATGGCACACGCCGGGACATACGGGCGGCACGGCGTTCATGAAGTCGACAGTCGGACAGGCGTTCTTCGAGTTCTTCGGCGAACAGTTGTTTCGCTCGGACCTGTCGATCTCCGTCGGTGAACTCGGCTCGCTGCTGGACCACAGCGGTTCGATCGGCGAAAGCGAGCGTTACGCGGCCAGAGTATTCGGCTCGCATCGCACCTATCACGTGACGAACGGCTCGTCGATGTCGAACCGCGTCATTCTGATGGCGAGCGTCACGCGCAACCAGATCGCGCTATGCGACCGCAATTGCCACAAGTCCGCCGAGCACGCGATGACGATGTCGGGTGCGATACCGACGTATCTCGTGCCGTCGCGCAACCACTACGGGATCATCGGCCCGATCATGCCGGAGCGGCTCACGGCGGCCGCCATCCGTCTTCTGATCGAACAGAACCCGCTGGTCAGGAATCGCGAGGGTGTGATACCGACGCCCGTCCATGCGCTCGTGACGAATTCGACGTATGACGGCCTCTGCTACAACGTCACGCGGCTGGAGGAATTACTTGGGCAGAGCGTCGATCGCCTGCACTTCGACGAAGCCTGGTATGGTTATGCGCGCTTCAATCCACTGTATAAGGATCGCTTCGCCATGCACGGCGATCCCGCCGCCCACGACGCCTCGAAGCCGACGGTATTCGCCACGCACTCCACTCACAAACTGCTCGCGGCGTTGTCGCAGGCGTCGTTCATTCACATCCGCGACGGGCGGAACCCGATCGAACATGCGCGCTTCAACGAGGCGTACATGATGCATGCGTCCACCTCGCCGCAGTACGCGATCATCGCGTCCAACGATGTCAGCGCCGCGATGATGGACGGCCCTGGCGGCGAGGCGCTCACAGGCGATGCAATCCGCGAGGCGATTTCATTCCGGCAGATGCTCGGCAGACTGCATGCGCAGTTCGACGAGCGAAGCGACTGGTTCTTCAATGGCTGGCAGCCCGATGTCGTCCTCAATCGCAATACCGGACGACGCACGCCCTTCCATGAAGCCGACGAAGAACTGCTCGCCACTGATCCAACCTGCTGGGTCCTGCATTCCAACGATACATGGCACGGCTTCGGCGCAATCGAAGATGGCTACTGCATGCTCGATCCGATCAAGGTGTCGATCCTGACACCGGGTGTCGCGCCGCAAGGCGGGCTGACGTCAGTCGGCATTCCGGCGTGCGTCGTGACCGCATACCTCGCTCGACACGGTATCGTCGTCGAAAAGACCACCGACTTCACGATTCTGCTGCTGTTCTCTATCGGTATCACGAAGGGAAAGTGGGGGACGCTCGTCAATACGCTACTGGACTTCAAGAAAGACTACGATGCCAATCTGCCGCTGGATCAGGCATTGCCACATCTCACTGCACGTTATCCCGAGCGGTATAGCGGCCTCGGGCTACGCAATCTGTGCGACCTCATGTTCCACGCAATGGGCGATCTGAAGACGACCGAAATGATGTCGCGTGGCTTCTCGACGCTCCCCGATCCCGACTACAGTCCGCAGGAAGCCTTCGAGTTGCTGGTGCACAACGAGGTGGAAACCTTGGAACTGTCGGAGATGGAGGGCCGCACGGTGGCAAATGCAGTCGTGCCCTACCCGCCCGGCATTCCGCTGCTGATGCCAGGCGAAAATGCGGGCCCCGCCGATGGTCCGCTGCTCGGTTACCTGAAAGCGCTCGAACAGTACGACTTGCGCTTCCCTGGCTTCACTCATGATACCCACGGCGTAGAAGTCGAAGACGGTGTCTATCGGATCGCGTGCATCAGGAGACGATAG
- a CDS encoding 3-(methylthio)propionyl-CoA ligase encodes MQGLMMQQPLLVASLLTHAERHHGGREIVSRRVEGDIHRYTYRELAQRARRMANALAALGIEQGERVATLAWNGYRHMELYFAVSGSGAVLHTLNPRLHVDQLAYIIEHAQDRIVFFDLTFLPLIESVASRVKSPKIFVAMTDRAHMPPTHGLSSMLMCYEDLIDLHHDVFDWPLLDENSASSLCYTSGTTGNPKGVLYSHRSTVLHTFAAALPDSLNCSARDAILPVVPMFHVNAWGLPYIACMVGAKLVFPGPALDGKSLYELIEAEQVTLSAGVPTVWQGLLAHVDAVKGVFSHMRRTIVGGAACSTAMTAAFRECHRVEVLHAWGMTELSPVGTVCSLKAHQLSLPVSERYAVQAKQGRSVFGIDMKIVGPDGNALPWDGIASGDLMVRGPWVARAYFGSEGPSPLRDGWFPTGDIARIDADGFMQITDRSKDVIKSGGEWISSTDIENVACLHPDVAMAVCIAARHAKWDERPLLLIVKKPGSVLDANGLLAFLDGRIARWWKPDAVVFVDTVPIGATGKVLKNQLRDQFGDYYLTA; translated from the coding sequence ATGCAAGGTTTGATGATGCAGCAGCCGCTGCTGGTCGCGTCGCTGCTCACGCATGCGGAACGTCATCACGGCGGGCGGGAAATCGTGTCGCGACGTGTAGAAGGCGATATTCACCGCTATACATACCGTGAACTCGCGCAACGCGCGCGACGCATGGCCAATGCGCTGGCGGCCCTCGGCATCGAGCAGGGCGAGCGGGTTGCGACGCTCGCATGGAATGGCTACCGTCACATGGAGCTTTACTTCGCCGTGTCGGGCTCCGGCGCTGTGTTGCATACGCTGAACCCGCGGCTGCACGTCGATCAGCTCGCGTACATCATCGAGCACGCGCAGGATCGCATCGTGTTCTTCGACCTCACGTTCCTGCCGTTGATCGAGAGTGTCGCGTCGCGTGTGAAAAGCCCGAAGATCTTCGTCGCGATGACCGATCGGGCGCACATGCCGCCCACGCACGGCCTGTCGTCGATGCTGATGTGCTACGAGGATCTCATCGATCTTCACCATGACGTATTCGACTGGCCGCTGCTCGACGAGAACAGCGCCTCGTCGCTGTGCTACACGTCGGGCACCACGGGCAATCCGAAAGGCGTGCTGTACAGCCATCGTTCTACCGTGCTGCACACCTTTGCGGCGGCCTTGCCCGATTCGCTCAACTGTTCGGCCCGCGATGCGATTCTCCCCGTCGTGCCGATGTTCCATGTGAATGCATGGGGATTGCCGTATATCGCCTGCATGGTCGGCGCCAAGCTGGTGTTTCCGGGACCGGCGCTCGACGGCAAATCGCTCTACGAACTGATCGAAGCGGAGCAGGTCACGTTGTCGGCGGGTGTGCCGACAGTCTGGCAGGGACTGCTCGCACATGTCGATGCGGTCAAGGGCGTGTTCTCGCACATGCGGCGCACGATCGTCGGCGGCGCGGCCTGTTCGACCGCGATGACGGCCGCCTTCAGGGAGTGCCATCGCGTCGAGGTCCTGCATGCCTGGGGCATGACCGAATTGAGCCCGGTCGGCACGGTCTGCAGTCTGAAGGCGCATCAGCTTTCGCTGCCTGTCAGCGAGCGTTACGCGGTCCAGGCGAAGCAGGGGCGCTCGGTGTTCGGCATCGACATGAAGATCGTCGGTCCGGATGGCAACGCCTTGCCGTGGGACGGCATCGCGTCGGGTGACCTGATGGTGCGCGGTCCGTGGGTCGCGCGGGCGTACTTCGGCAGCGAAGGCCCGTCGCCGCTGCGCGACGGCTGGTTTCCGACGGGCGACATCGCCAGGATCGACGCCGACGGTTTCATGCAGATCACCGATCGCAGCAAGGACGTCATCAAGTCGGGCGGCGAATGGATCAGTTCGACCGACATCGAAAACGTCGCTTGCCTGCACCCCGATGTCGCGATGGCCGTCTGCATTGCCGCGCGGCACGCGAAGTGGGACGAACGGCCGTTGCTGCTGATCGTGAAGAAGCCCGGAAGCGTGCTGGACGCGAATGGATTGCTCGCGTTCCTCGACGGACGCATTGCCCGATGGTGGAAGCCGGATGCGGTGGTGTTCGTCGATACCGTGCCTATCGGCGCAACCGGCAAGGTGCTCAAGAACCAGTTGCGAGATCAATTCGGCGACTATTACCTGACGGCCTGA
- a CDS encoding EAL domain-containing protein produces MIARCRRIELIASDTMIDADIMMPRVRPRSDGSVSCAFSPALVHNRTCQMIKRASIVSASVALGCIASVAPVLTSIYIAEEDAERRERDDLREFATKAVMRAELVSYQAVAALADMAATPGPPCSPAHLAQLAHVIFNYRYVQDAGAYGGGQYLCSPLLGDVREQHLTMSEPDRRSNDGYLIWYRHKNPLSDARQDIQVGRNGNYVSIDAQSYVDLIDPARRPIAVFSTETNALLALSMDADAADMLHAWKQAANVSSDQWHYATAHSATLPLSVVVKSPRNSLLGNWTGLLGMWLSIGVVVGGLFGWLSFRKISQQLSFPSTLEWAIARKRIDVCFQPIVTLADRECVGAEALVRWKLNGLDISPDIFVAVAEQNGLIQPLTDLVLDKTIDELSTFLRSRPSFYVSINVSSEDLQTSRFLDVLTARLEGTGIRPAQIRIELTERIFINADTTRQTIAAFRKAGHPVYIDDFGTGYSSLSYLQTFTIDVLKIDKSFIDTIAQDAASSIVAPHIIKMAHELGVEILAEGVERDAQVDYLVERGVQYGQGWLFAKAMRSKELIAWLGEPRTQLEPMKQCDDS; encoded by the coding sequence ATGATTGCGCGATGTCGACGCATTGAATTAATAGCGTCAGATACTATGATTGACGCTGACATCATGATGCCGCGCGTTCGACCGCGATCGGACGGCAGTGTGTCATGCGCTTTCTCTCCCGCGCTCGTTCACAACAGGACTTGCCAGATGATCAAGCGAGCGTCGATCGTTTCGGCTTCCGTTGCACTCGGCTGCATTGCTTCCGTTGCGCCAGTACTGACCAGCATCTATATCGCGGAAGAAGACGCAGAACGCCGGGAACGGGATGATCTGCGAGAATTCGCAACGAAAGCCGTCATGCGCGCAGAACTCGTTTCCTATCAGGCGGTCGCCGCCCTTGCCGACATGGCGGCGACACCCGGCCCGCCCTGCTCGCCGGCCCACCTCGCGCAACTTGCCCACGTGATCTTCAACTACCGGTACGTGCAGGACGCGGGCGCTTACGGCGGCGGACAGTATTTGTGCTCGCCGCTTTTGGGCGACGTGCGTGAACAGCATCTGACGATGTCTGAGCCCGACCGGCGCAGCAACGACGGCTATCTGATCTGGTACAGGCATAAAAACCCACTCAGCGACGCGCGCCAGGATATTCAGGTGGGACGTAACGGCAATTACGTTTCCATCGACGCCCAGTCCTACGTCGATCTCATCGATCCTGCCCGAAGGCCGATCGCCGTGTTCAGCACCGAGACCAACGCGCTTCTGGCTTTGTCGATGGATGCAGATGCGGCCGATATGCTCCATGCCTGGAAACAGGCTGCAAACGTCAGCAGCGACCAATGGCACTACGCGACTGCCCATTCGGCAACCCTGCCTCTCTCGGTGGTCGTCAAATCCCCGCGTAACAGTCTGCTCGGCAACTGGACAGGGTTGCTTGGGATGTGGCTGTCGATCGGCGTTGTCGTGGGGGGCCTGTTCGGCTGGCTGTCTTTCCGGAAAATCTCACAACAACTCTCCTTCCCGTCGACGCTCGAATGGGCCATTGCACGCAAGCGGATCGACGTGTGTTTTCAGCCGATCGTCACACTCGCGGACCGCGAATGCGTGGGCGCAGAAGCGCTGGTTCGATGGAAGCTGAACGGGCTCGACATCTCGCCCGACATCTTCGTCGCGGTGGCCGAGCAAAACGGCCTGATTCAGCCGTTGACCGATCTCGTACTGGACAAGACGATCGACGAACTCTCGACGTTCCTGCGTTCGCGTCCATCGTTCTACGTTTCGATCAACGTGAGCAGCGAGGATTTGCAAACGAGCCGCTTCCTGGATGTTCTCACCGCTCGACTGGAAGGGACGGGCATTCGTCCCGCGCAGATCAGGATCGAACTGACGGAGCGCATCTTCATCAACGCCGACACCACGCGGCAAACGATAGCGGCCTTCAGAAAGGCCGGCCACCCCGTCTATATCGACGACTTCGGAACCGGCTACTCCAGCCTGTCGTATCTGCAAACCTTCACCATCGACGTCCTCAAAATAGACAAGTCGTTTATCGACACCATCGCACAGGACGCGGCATCGAGCATCGTCGCGCCGCATATCATCAAGATGGCGCACGAGCTAGGCGTGGAGATTCTCGCGGAAGGCGTGGAGCGCGATGCCCAGGTCGACTATCTGGTAGAACGCGGCGTGCAGTACGGGCAGGGCTGGCTGTTCGCAAAGGCGATGCGCAGCAAGGAACTCATCGCCTGGCTCGGCGAACCCAGAACGCAGCTCGAGCCGATGAAACAGTGCGACGACAGTTGA